The genomic segment CCGTCGCAGGGCGACAGGTGCCGCTGGCGCAGGCGCGGCCTGAGTGTCCGAGGCCAATGCGGGGCGCTGCAGCTGGCCGAGGTCGTGCCAGGTCCTGGCCACTTCGGTGAACGCCTGTTGGTGCGCTTCGCTTTCGGCGAGCCAGTGCTGCAGGGCCGCCTCGTCCTCCGGGCGCCAGTCCACATCCTGCCGTCGCAGCAGCCACGTGGCCGCCGCCTCGTGCAGGGCAAACGGGTCAGAACCTGCGGCAGAAGGGAGATCGGTCATCGGCAGGGAAGATCGGCATCAATGGCAGGTCCCAACTCCTCGCCTGCCCCGGTGGACCGATGCAGTTCCTGCATCTGTTCCAGCGACGCATAGCGTACCCGCACTTGGCAGTAGGCAACCGCGCGCGACAGGTGCTTGACCACCATGCGCCGGGAGATCTGCATGCGGGCGGCCACCTCTTCCTGGGTCAGGCCATCGAAGCGGCAGAGCACGAAGGCTTCGCGTTGGCGCTCGGGCAGTTCGGCCATCGCATCTGCCAGGCGTTGCAGGCGCTGGCGCTGTGCGGTGAGCTGCAACGGGCACTGTGATTCATCGCTGGCCATGGGGTGGCCGGCATCCTCCGCATCTGCCAGAGGCACGGTCTGCACGTGGCGGCCTGCGCTGCGCTCGCGGTACTCATCGGCCACGGTGTTCATTACCGTCCGGCGAAGGTAGGCGCCCTGCTGGTCGCTGGAGGCCAGCGAAGGATTTGCCGCAATCCATTTGACTGCACCGTCGTGCAGGGCGTCCTCAGCGTCCCTTCCTCTGACACGCGCAAGGCCGCGCAGGATGGGCGCCCGCCAACGGGCATAGGCTTTGGCCAGCAGGTTCCCGCCCGTGGATGGGCCGCTCTCGGCCAGGCCGGCCTCTGCTGATGCGCTGTGGTTCGCGGCCCCGCCCGTGCCCCGGCCTAGCGCGGACACGGCGTCCTCAGGACAGATGCCTGCGGTCTGCACAGGTAGGGCGGGACGTTCACTTGGATAGCCGGCGGATGGGCCGCACTAGGCGACAGACGGGTGGAGACCTGCAAGTGTAGTGAGAGTCATTTGCAATTGGAACTCCCCCGCCCTGCCCGCCCCCCCCTCGCGAAAGGCGCGCCGGTGCTACATCACTCGCGCGACGGGCCAGCACCCTCGGCAACCCTGACGAAGACAGGGTTGGAATAGAACCACAGGTCGTCCCACGGATCCTCGCCGGGCGCGTCCGCCAGTGCATCCACCGCACCGGTGCTGTTGCCCCGCACCCGCACGAAGCCACCGCGCGGCGGCACCGGCACTGACCAGCGCGCCACGATCCAGTCGCCGTCACGCCGCCAGGTTGCGGCGTCGAATCCGCGCCGCTGCATCTGCAGCGCACCGCCCTCGTCCCTGCTGCCCACGATCAGCTCGATGCGCTTCAGCGCCGGGTGCTGCCCGTTCGCGTTGGCGCGCGCCGGCTGCCGTGCCCGCACCTCCAGCTGCATCGTCTGCGCTGCCGGCAGCTCCAGCGTGCCGCCCATCCCGGCGCTGGAGTCGCCTGCGGCCACCCGCAGCTCCAAGGCGTCGATCAGGTCGCCGGTGACGGTGAACATGCGGCCGTTGCGCAGGGCATCCAGGATGTCTTCGGCCTCCGGCCGCGCCCATGCATAGGTCTTGCTGTACTCGCCCGGGTCGTAATCGCGTCCGCCATCGCGCAGGTTCACATGCGAGTCGGAGTTGGCGGTGATCCAGAAGCGGATGCCATCGGCCAGCATCTGGTCCCAGATTCCGCCGACCTGTGCGGTCATCTGGTCGTAGCCGCCCAGTGTCGGCGCGGCCGCGTTACGGTACAGCCCGCGTTCGCTGCGGATGGCCTGGTGCCCGGGGGCGCCCTCCATGCCCACCAGTACCTGGGGTGCGGCTGCATGCCAGCCGCGCAGCTCGTCCGGGGTTACCTCGCCCCACTTGCCGATGCCGGTCGCGGTGCGCGAAGGATGGTTGATGAACATCAGTGGCGCAGGGGCCAGCCCACGCAGGTAGACCAGCGCCGCCTGCATCTGCTGTTCGCTATCGCGGCTGCCGTGCAGTGGCTCACTGCGGCTGAAGTCGCGCTCGGCGATGACCAGCTGCTCCCGCTCCTGCGGGCCCGGCGCGATGATCAGCGAGGCGTGCTCGCCGGCCGGCACATCGAATTCCATGCCATTGAACTGGATCACCTCAGGGACGTCGGTACGCGCCTGCAGCAGCGCCGGATAGGCGTGGTCGCGGGTGACCGCGGAGTGGCCGGGGCCACCGTGGTCGGTGTGGACCATCCAGCGCAGGCCGAAGGCCCTGGCCTGCGCCGCGTTGTGGCTGCGGCTGTACGGCGAGTCGCCACCACGCACGGGCGTGGGCGGCGTGGTGCGGCGGTCCCAGTCCACGCTCCATTCGCTGTGCACATGGTGGTCGCCGGCCAGCCATTGGCGGCCAGCGTCGACTGGCGGGGCTGCCTCCGCCGGGGCGGACAATGCCGGGGCCGCCGCTGCGAACAGCGCCAGCATTACAAGATTCTTCATGGATTCACCTCTGGAAAGCGCGCGAACGACGCACGGACCCTCGCGGGTCCGCACGCTGCCGGTGCGTGGATGCCTGCTTAGAAGTCCGCGCGCAGGCCCAGGCTGATGCGGCGGCCCGAGGTCTCATCCATGGTCGGGAAGGACGGGTCCATGGTGTAACCGCTGGTCCGCTCGTTGGTGAGGTTGATGCCCTTCAGGCTGATCTTGATGTTGTCGGTGATGCGGTAGCCGATCGACACATCCATCTGGCCATAGGCATCGCGCCAGATCGGGTACAGGTTGTAGCCGATCGATTCGACGTAGGCGCCCTTGTGGTTGTAGGACACGCGCGCGTCGAAGCGCGAATTCTCATAGTAGGCGGTGAGGTTCCAGGTCTTCTCCGACAGCCCCGGCATCGGGGTGCGGATGCCCAGGCTGGATTCGCCGGCCAGCGAGCTGTCCAGCATGGTGTAGTTGGCATTGATGCCAAACCCGTCCAGCCACGGCGTGAACATGTTCAGCGGCAGCTGCGCCACCAGTTCAACGCCATCGACCTGGTAGGAACCCTTGGCATTCACCGGCTGGTAGACGTCGAAATCGTAGATGCCATTGAGGCTGCCGTTGGCGTTGTATACCGCCACATCCTGCACCACGCCGGTCAGGGAGTTGATCACCACGCCATCGATGTTCTTGCGGAAGTAGCTGGCGGCGAACAGCGCGCCGTTGTCCAGGTACTTCTCCAGGCCGACCTCCCACTGCTTGGCATAAGTGGGCTTCAGCTCAGGATTGCCATCGGTGAAACGGTAGGAGCCCCAGCTGGCGGTGCGCTTGTAGGCGATGTCGGTCAGCGCCGGGCGCATCATCACCTTGGACGCCGCCGCGCGCAGCAGCAGGCCGTGCGACAGCTCGGCGGTCATGTTGAAGCTGGGCAGCAGGTCGTCATAGCTGCCGTCCTTCGACACCGGGGTGTCGGTGTAGCCGGTGCTGCCGTTGGGCAGCTGGATCGGGTGATAGCCGAACGAATCAACCTTCGTGTCCACGTAGCGCGCACCCGCATTGACGGTGAACGGCACGCTGCCGATGTCGAAGGCGAAGTCGGCCATCGCGTAGAAGCTCATCACCTTCTCGTCGACCTGGTAGAACTGGCCAGGATCGAACGGGGTCTGGAAGCCCGCGTAGCGGAACGCGCTGCGTGCGTAGTCGTTGGAGATCTGCTGCCAGGCCAGCCCCTTGTTGGAGTAGCTGCCGCCGGGAACGATGTCGTCGATGTACTGAAGCGGGCTGTCGGCCATCGTGCGGGTGTTGACCCAGGCGCTGCTGCCCGCGCTCGGCCCGGTGATCTTCAGTTCACCGTACTGGCGCTCCTTGGAGCGATCGGTGTAGCGCGCACCGAACCGGACCGTGTGCAGCGCGGGCAGGAAGGCCATGTCCAGCAGGCGGGTGACATTGACCTGGGCGGCGTACTTGTCGTCCTTCACCTTCTCCAGCGTGGTCTCGTAGGCCTCGAACAGGTACCGGCTCGGGTCGTTGTACATGTCGAAGCTGCCGGCGGCGGCGGTCGGGATGGTCTCACCGCTGCTGCCGGTCCAGCGGGTGCGCGACGGCGCATAGGCCACGTGCTTGAGGTTGGAGAAATCCGAGGTCTTCTCCGCGCCGGAGTAGCCCACCAGCGCATCCACGTACCAGCGGTCGCCCTTCCAGTCCATCGCCATGCTGTACTGGCTGTAGTCGGTCTTGTTGATCCGCTCCTTGCTCAGCATCTCGTGCTGGGTGGCGGTGTAGGACACATCACGCAGCACCACCATGCCGTACTCGGACAGCGTAGTGGCATCGTAGGCATGGATGGTGTCGAACGTACTGCGGCTGGAGGCCGAATAGGCGGCCGCGTCGTACTCGTCCTCGGTGCTGTCATAGCCGCCGACCATCGCGTCGAAGGTCAGGCTGAAGGTGTTGCTGGGCTTGTACTGCAGCGACCCGGTGGCGCCCCACTTGTCCTGCTCGTTGAGATAAACGCGGTCACCCACCTTGTCCTGGAACACGACCCGGTTGGTCTGCTCGGCATCATTGCGATTGGTGATGTTGACGCCCGCATCGCGCAGCAGCACCGCCTGCGCCTGGGTGCCGCGGGTGCCCGAGGCAGTGAGGAAGCGCGAGGACGGCCGGAAGTTGATGCCCGAGGTGGAGTCGGTGCGGTTGGTGCGCTTGGACTGCGAGTACGAGACCAGCGCGCCCCAGTCACCCCAGGTATCGGCGGCGAGGAAGGCAAAACGCGGATCCACCTCCTCCGAGATGCTGTTGTGCGCACCTTCGGCGGAGAACACCAGCTTGCGTTCGTTGTAGTCGAACGGGCGTGCGGTGGAGATCTTCACCGAGCCGGCAATGCCGCCCTCTTCGTCGGCGGCGGTGGGCGACTTCTGCACGGTCACCTGCTGGATGATCTCCGAGGCGAACATGTCGAACTCTACATCGCGACCGCCACTGCCCGAGGCGGTCGCCAGATCGTTGATCGAAACGTGGGTGTACTCCGAAGGCAGGCCGCGCACATTGACCTTGGTGCCCAGCCCCTTGTTGCGCTCGATGGTCACGCCCGGCATGCGCTGCAGGGCTTCAGCGAGATTCTGTTCGGGAAAATCGGCCACGTCGGTCGCGACGATCGAATCTGAAAAGCCCACCGTGGCGCGCTTGATGTCTACGGCCTTCTCCAGGCTGCGGCTGTAGCTGCCGGTGACCTGGATGGTTTCCAGGTTGGCGGCCTGCGCACCGGAACTCGCAGCGCCGGCCGGTGCCGATGCCGCAACTGCGCCCACCACCGCCGCGGGTGCTGCCAGCGCGGAGGTGGCGGCCGGTGCGCTGGCGTCCTGTGCTTCGATGGTGACCGTGGTGGCATTGAGATAGCGGTAGCGCAGGCCGGTGCCGGCCAGCAGGCGGGTCAGCGCTGCGTCCGCGCTCAGGCCGGCCGGTACGCCCGGCG from the Stenotrophomonas maltophilia genome contains:
- a CDS encoding RNA polymerase sigma factor, which codes for MSALGRGTGGAANHSASAEAGLAESGPSTGGNLLAKAYARWRAPILRGLARVRGRDAEDALHDGAVKWIAANPSLASSDQQGAYLRRTVMNTVADEYRERSAGRHVQTVPLADAEDAGHPMASDESQCPLQLTAQRQRLQRLADAMAELPERQREAFVLCRFDGLTQEEVAARMQISRRMVVKHLSRAVAYCQVRVRYASLEQMQELHRSTGAGEELGPAIDADLPCR
- a CDS encoding TonB-dependent receptor; amino-acid sequence: MRRTLFLSIALALQITATAGANAAEPARVASEAIASQPLDGALNALSRQTGLQFVYNAQNAGNPRTPGVPAGLSADAALTRLLAGTGLRYRYLNATTVTIEAQDASAPAATSALAAPAAVVGAVAASAPAGAASSGAQAANLETIQVTGSYSRSLEKAVDIKRATVGFSDSIVATDVADFPEQNLAEALQRMPGVTIERNKGLGTKVNVRGLPSEYTHVSINDLATASGSGGRDVEFDMFASEIIQQVTVQKSPTAADEEGGIAGSVKISTARPFDYNERKLVFSAEGAHNSISEEVDPRFAFLAADTWGDWGALVSYSQSKRTNRTDSTSGINFRPSSRFLTASGTRGTQAQAVLLRDAGVNITNRNDAEQTNRVVFQDKVGDRVYLNEQDKWGATGSLQYKPSNTFSLTFDAMVGGYDSTEDEYDAAAYSASSRSTFDTIHAYDATTLSEYGMVVLRDVSYTATQHEMLSKERINKTDYSQYSMAMDWKGDRWYVDALVGYSGAEKTSDFSNLKHVAYAPSRTRWTGSSGETIPTAAAGSFDMYNDPSRYLFEAYETTLEKVKDDKYAAQVNVTRLLDMAFLPALHTVRFGARYTDRSKERQYGELKITGPSAGSSAWVNTRTMADSPLQYIDDIVPGGSYSNKGLAWQQISNDYARSAFRYAGFQTPFDPGQFYQVDEKVMSFYAMADFAFDIGSVPFTVNAGARYVDTKVDSFGYHPIQLPNGSTGYTDTPVSKDGSYDDLLPSFNMTAELSHGLLLRAAASKVMMRPALTDIAYKRTASWGSYRFTDGNPELKPTYAKQWEVGLEKYLDNGALFAASYFRKNIDGVVINSLTGVVQDVAVYNANGSLNGIYDFDVYQPVNAKGSYQVDGVELVAQLPLNMFTPWLDGFGINANYTMLDSSLAGESSLGIRTPMPGLSEKTWNLTAYYENSRFDARVSYNHKGAYVESIGYNLYPIWRDAYGQMDVSIGYRITDNIKISLKGINLTNERTSGYTMDPSFPTMDETSGRRISLGLRADF